The Bemisia tabaci chromosome 5, PGI_BMITA_v3 genome includes a window with the following:
- the LOC109036682 gene encoding cytochrome c oxidase subunit 4 isoform 1, mitochondrial yields the protein MAGRAMISLSAARSLLKPQNSSVLASRFGHEGPAFLVYDFKKGREVVGFGVNGEECYADHPIFPYPAIRYKRIEGPLIALKEKEKGDWKLLSKDEVKTLYRASFGQTFVEMENQNTGRWRQIVSQVLFGCSLSLFIFWLMDQYIPRELPETLSLEHRQKMLKAMIDARMEGITGISSKWDYEKNDWKK from the exons ATGGCAGGACGTGCAATGATTTCTCTTTCTGCTGCTCGATCACTGTTGAAACCGCAAAACTCGAGCGTTTTAGCATCGAGATTTGGCCACGAAGGTCCTGCTTTCTTAGTCTATGACTTTAAGAAAGGGAGGGAGGTTGTCGGTTTTGGTGTCAACGGTGAAGAATGTTATGCTGATCATCCCATCTTTCCTTACCCTGCTATCAGATACAAGAGGATTGAAGGACCTCTCATC GccttaaaagaaaaggaaaaaggcgACTGGAAACTGTTGTCTAAGGATGAAGTGAAAACCCTGTACAGAGCCAGTTTCGGTCAAACTTTTGTTGAAATGGAAAATCAAAATACTGGCCGGTGGAGGCAAATTGTATCGCAAGTACTGTTTGGATGCTCACTTTCATTGTTCATCTTCTGGCTCATGGATCAATACA TTCCCCGAGAATTACCAGAGACCTTATCTCTAGAACACAGACAGAAAATGCTGAAAGCTATGATTGATGCAAGAATGGAAGGAATCACCGGTATCTCTTCCAAATGGGATTATGAAAAGAATGACTGGAAAAAGTAA
- the Rpn9 gene encoding 26S proteasome non-ATPase regulatory subunit 13 produces the protein MVTSGPVKDVSAFLTSKQQQFASDEALLKEWNDIEEMYNKKLWHQLTLKLLNIVKYPSLQKNEELLSLYNNFIQIIETRINPLALVEMLVEVVKQFKDPKEAIALLEATETKVKHKQEAVILCQILEGQIKLEKLNDQEATLKQIEEIDKLMNELDGVTSVHARYYLLASQVYRLQGKFAEYYQSALKYLGCIELSDLSAKEQVQHGFLLGLAALLGESIYNLGELLAHPILDSLKSTPNWWLVELLYAFNAGDIAKFEKMKPKWSSIPDIATQEIKLRQKISLLCLMEMAFKKPSNNRRLTFNEIAAESKLPLSDVEHLVMKALSLGLIKGSIDQVASIVNITWVQPRVLDKSQLANMIQRLDVWCKDVKSMEHLMENKAQDILTL, from the coding sequence ATGGTTACATCCGGCCCTGTGAAGGACGTTTCAGCGTTTCTTACAAGCAAGCAACAGCAATTTGCTTCAGACGAAGCTCTCCTGAAAGAATGGAACGATATCGAAGAGATGTACAACAAGAAATTGTGGCACCAACTGACTTTAAAGCTACTCAATATTGTGAAGTATCCTAGCCTGCAAAAGAATGAGGAGCTTTTAAGCCTCTACAACAATTTTATTCAGATTATCGAGACTCGAATTAATCCTCTTGCTCTAGTAGAAATGTTGGTGGAGGTTGTGAAGCAGTTTAAAGACCCTAAAGAAGCTATTGCCCTTTTGGAAGCTACAGAAACGAAGGTGAAACACAAGCAAGAAGCTGTAATTCTATGCCAAATTTTAGAAGGTCaaattaaattagaaaaattgaatgatcaaGAAGCAACGCTAAAGCAGATCGAGGAGATAGACAAGCTCATGAATGAGCTTGATGGAGTAACGTCTGTTCATGCTCGATATTATTTGTTAGCAAGTCAAGTGTATCGACTGCAAGGGAAATTTGCAGAATATTATCAGTCTGCTTTGAAATACCTTGGTTGTATAGAACTGTCTGACCTCTCTGCCAAAGAACAGGTGCAACATGGGTTCTTGTTAGGGTTAGCCGCCCTTCTAGGAGAAAGTATCTACAATCTTGGTGAGCTTCTGGCCCACCCCATCCTAGACTCACTGAAATCCACACCCAATTGGTGGTTAGTAGAGCTTCTTTACGCCTTTAATGCAGGTGACATTgcgaaatttgagaaaatgaagCCGAAATGGAGTTCAATTCCAGATATTGCGACTCAGGAAATTAAGCTAAGACAAAAAATTTCTCTTCTATGCCTCATGGAAATGGCtttcaagaaaccatcaaaCAATCGGAGACTAACCTTCAATGAAATTGCTGCGGAGTCCAAGCTACCGTTGAGTGACGTCGAGCACTTAGTAATGAAAGCACTCTCGCTCGGATTGATCAAAGGATCCATTGATCAGGTTGCGTCCATTGTCAATATTACCTGGGTCCAACCTCGTGTACTTGATAAATCTCAATTGGCCAACATGATTCAGCGTCTGGATGTCTGGTGCAAAGACGTGAAAAGTATGGAACACCTCATGGAAAACAAAGCTCAAGATATCTTGACCCTCTAA